A window of the Syntrophothermus lipocalidus DSM 12680 genome harbors these coding sequences:
- a CDS encoding type II toxin-antitoxin system HicB family antitoxin: protein MRYLVVIEKGSDNYSAYLPDVPGCVAAGRTPEETLQLLAEALELHLEGLKEDGLPIPTPTSVANYIEIEHVSAG from the coding sequence ATGCGTTACTTGGTTGTGATTGAAAAAGGCTCTGACAACTACTCCGCATATTTGCCCGATGTGCCGGGATGCGTGGCAGCAGGAAGAACACCAGAAGAGACTTTACAACTGCTGGCCGAAGCACTGGAACTGCACCTTGAAGGCCTCAAAGAAGACGGGTTGCCAATTCCTACCCCTACCAGCGTGGCCAATTACATCGAAATCGAACACGTCTCTGCGGGTTAG
- a CDS encoding glycosyltransferase family 4 protein — translation MSIHWQSYLVAFIIALVVARITVPLARKLAFKLGAVDEPDARKVHTNIMPRLGGLAIFAGFVCAAAWAVQAQGPYLGIIIGGIIVFAVGALDDVFSLSPWAKLAGQILAAAVAVYCGVTVHFMTNPFDGLIYLGKLGVPLTLLWIVGVTNAVNLVDGLDGLAAGVSGIAALSMGIIAFQQGEPAVALLCLALVGAVLGFLPYNFHPARIFMGDAGALFLGFVLACLAVVGLAKSAAVISLFVPIVVLGIPVFDTFFAIIRRINKKVPIFAPDKNHLHHRLMALGFSHRQSVLIIYGISVIFGGAAVALTYVTSPQATLILALLLVFVVIGATRIGIVTGREVKHKPQIYTDIHG, via the coding sequence GTGTCGATACACTGGCAGTCATACCTTGTCGCCTTTATCATAGCCCTGGTCGTGGCTCGAATCACGGTCCCCCTGGCCCGCAAACTGGCCTTTAAGCTGGGGGCTGTTGACGAGCCCGACGCCCGCAAGGTGCATACGAACATCATGCCCCGGCTGGGAGGGCTTGCCATATTCGCAGGATTTGTGTGCGCTGCGGCATGGGCAGTGCAAGCCCAGGGCCCCTACTTAGGTATCATTATAGGAGGAATTATCGTCTTTGCCGTCGGGGCACTGGACGACGTGTTCAGCCTGTCCCCCTGGGCCAAGCTCGCGGGCCAGATCTTGGCAGCGGCGGTAGCCGTTTACTGCGGAGTCACCGTACACTTCATGACCAACCCGTTTGACGGGCTGATCTACCTGGGCAAGCTCGGGGTTCCCCTGACCCTCTTGTGGATAGTCGGGGTTACCAACGCCGTCAACCTGGTGGACGGGCTGGACGGGCTGGCGGCCGGGGTTTCCGGTATCGCGGCCCTCAGCATGGGTATTATTGCTTTTCAGCAGGGAGAGCCGGCAGTGGCCCTGCTCTGCCTGGCCCTGGTCGGCGCCGTCCTCGGCTTTCTACCCTATAACTTTCACCCGGCCCGCATCTTCATGGGTGATGCCGGTGCCCTTTTCTTAGGCTTCGTCTTGGCCTGCCTGGCGGTAGTGGGGCTGGCCAAGAGCGCGGCCGTGATTTCTTTGTTCGTCCCGATCGTGGTTCTCGGGATCCCGGTATTCGATACCTTTTTTGCCATTATAAGGCGTATTAATAAGAAGGTGCCGATCTTCGCCCCCGACAAGAACCACCTGCATCACAGACTGATGGCACTGGGGTTCAGCCACCGCCAGAGCGTCTTGATAATTTACGGCATCAGCGTTATCTTCGGCGGGGCAGCGGTGGCTTTGACTTACGTCACCAGCCCCCAGGCGACGCTGATCCTGGCCCTGCTTCTGGTCTTCGTGGTCATCGGGGCCACCCGCATCGGCATCGTCACCGGCCGCGAGGTTAAACATAAGCCACAGATTTACACAGATATTCACGGATGA
- a CDS encoding LCP family protein: MTKASALLKIGILLTACFLFSFGIGWSIPALISGELWSKLMETAKVAVGGSGLKDQVDILILGIDARKGETMTRSDTIMLARIDTKNGRVAVVSIPRDTRIEVPGSPVPKVNAACAVGGPKLACKVVGDLMDTKIDYYVLTNFNGFKDIVDTLGGVTIDVERRMYKPSEDIDLKPGVQRLNGRQALAYVRYRGYATGDIGRTEHQQKFMMALAQEMFQTKTILKLPKLVPQIAKNVQTNLSLRQMIALAEMAKDFKPENLHAQTLPGYFYTHAGISYWMADKKIAATILDDLLAGKTVAVLQDSPYPEESKTTTTTKTANKDWAAWAQAPSDHSYPSPASPGSGTEPIGQNGE; the protein is encoded by the coding sequence ATGACCAAAGCTTCAGCGTTACTGAAAATCGGAATACTGCTTACCGCTTGCTTCCTCTTCAGTTTCGGCATTGGGTGGAGCATACCGGCTCTGATCTCAGGAGAACTCTGGTCCAAACTCATGGAGACGGCGAAGGTTGCGGTGGGCGGCAGCGGGCTCAAAGACCAGGTGGACATCCTCATCCTCGGCATTGACGCCCGCAAAGGCGAGACCATGACCAGGTCTGACACCATCATGCTCGCCCGCATAGATACCAAGAACGGCAGGGTGGCGGTAGTTTCCATCCCCCGCGATACCAGGATCGAGGTGCCGGGCAGCCCCGTGCCCAAGGTCAACGCTGCCTGTGCGGTGGGCGGGCCCAAACTCGCCTGTAAAGTGGTGGGGGATCTCATGGACACGAAGATAGACTATTACGTCCTCACCAACTTCAACGGGTTCAAGGACATTGTTGACACCCTGGGAGGCGTCACCATCGACGTGGAACGGCGGATGTACAAGCCCTCGGAAGACATAGACCTAAAACCGGGGGTCCAGCGCTTAAACGGGCGCCAGGCCCTGGCCTACGTCCGCTACCGGGGGTATGCGACCGGGGACATCGGGCGCACCGAACACCAGCAGAAGTTCATGATGGCATTGGCCCAAGAGATGTTCCAGACGAAGACCATACTGAAGCTTCCCAAGCTGGTGCCCCAGATCGCCAAAAACGTCCAGACTAACCTGTCCCTGCGCCAGATGATAGCCCTGGCCGAGATGGCGAAGGACTTCAAACCGGAAAACCTCCACGCCCAGACCTTGCCCGGCTACTTTTACACCCATGCCGGCATAAGCTACTGGATGGCGGACAAGAAAATCGCCGCCACCATACTCGATGATCTCTTGGCGGGGAAAACCGTCGCTGTGCTCCAGGATTCTCCTTACCCTGAAGAGAGTAAGACCACGACTACGACCAAAACTGCCAATAAGGACTGGGCCGCCTGGGCCCAAGCCCCCAGCGACCATTCGTACCCTAGCCCCGCATCCCCAGGCTCGGGAACCGAGCCGATAGGGCAAAATGGGGAGTGA
- a CDS encoding O-antigen ligase family protein, with translation MAKKKPASKKANAEAPKRMSASSGTKTKKEVRQGSHTPKMAKRAGFPRLSLPQGWFSALVFFLVCVLLFYPPYFRGLFFDKELLPTHVITALIYGLVWVDKFRRRDLRFIQNPLDYAVLAYAGAYLLSLIDAVHIGDAIKGFLKALNYFMIYWMVTQVVQDYRRYETVLQVLFASALGVAAIGIAAATGYSHYPGAFEDGRIMSTLQYPNTTATYMAVMSLIGVVLWIRERNIIRRLIYAISTAIMVLVAVVAVSKGGWLVLVVGALLLLAGMPGLYRLKTAYSLFLAWAGASLGSIKFLPAVTAGQNRLAFEGLLATVLVVILGQLLWEGLVCCYRKKGRVLTAGVALVILLICAAVAVQGGWHARISREVLPTSLVSRFAQFGDVANSSYVSRLEFNYTAMRIVKDYPLFGTGAGGWNALYHQYQGYPFWTTEVHNHFLQVWVEAGTIGFIAFLVMWAFLAYNLWRLYRSRPPRGEWALNWGVASAALAFGAHAAIDFDLSLAAMAMVLWSLIALVAAGTNLSCPGIRITGKEPGWLLAVAVATALILLIPAASFARANTWAERGAEAANKNKFDQAEEAMNRAINLNQWDGRFDAYLAKICAVKYKVLAENKYPQAGVYLTAAKKHAQDSERLRPYDLQNLKELLQTYSLLGDPQGQLRILEQYLKTNPLDSASYLNLADAYLTVGKYYLDQKKPAEACRYLAKIAQISDQLDRKIAAVQTEYPLQSSSFRRPAELDKKVEEARILLKN, from the coding sequence ATGGCTAAGAAGAAACCGGCAAGCAAAAAGGCGAATGCTGAAGCGCCGAAAAGGATGTCTGCTAGTTCAGGGACAAAAACCAAGAAAGAAGTCCGACAGGGTTCCCATACACCGAAAATGGCGAAGAGGGCGGGGTTTCCTCGCCTCAGCCTTCCCCAGGGCTGGTTCTCGGCCCTGGTGTTTTTCCTGGTCTGCGTTCTTCTATTCTATCCCCCGTATTTTCGCGGGCTTTTCTTCGATAAGGAGCTCCTGCCCACCCACGTCATCACCGCCCTCATCTACGGCCTGGTATGGGTGGACAAGTTCCGGCGGCGTGACCTGAGATTCATCCAAAACCCGCTGGATTACGCGGTCCTGGCGTACGCTGGGGCCTATCTCCTTTCCCTCATCGACGCCGTACATATCGGTGACGCCATCAAAGGCTTCCTCAAAGCCCTGAACTACTTCATGATCTACTGGATGGTCACCCAGGTCGTGCAGGATTACCGGCGCTACGAGACCGTCCTCCAGGTCCTTTTTGCCAGCGCCCTGGGAGTAGCCGCCATCGGCATCGCCGCCGCCACCGGTTATTCCCATTACCCGGGGGCGTTTGAGGATGGCAGGATAATGTCCACTCTGCAGTACCCGAACACGACTGCTACCTACATGGCGGTGATGAGCCTCATCGGTGTCGTGCTCTGGATAAGGGAGCGGAATATCATTCGAAGACTCATATACGCCATTTCCACTGCCATCATGGTTCTGGTGGCAGTGGTAGCGGTATCCAAAGGCGGCTGGCTGGTGCTCGTGGTAGGGGCCCTGTTGCTGCTGGCCGGGATGCCGGGACTGTACCGGCTCAAAACTGCCTACAGCCTGTTTTTGGCCTGGGCGGGTGCATCGCTCGGGAGCATCAAGTTTCTCCCCGCTGTAACGGCCGGGCAAAACCGGCTGGCCTTCGAAGGGCTGCTTGCCACCGTTTTGGTTGTCATCCTGGGGCAACTGCTTTGGGAAGGTCTGGTTTGCTGCTACCGCAAGAAGGGGCGGGTTCTCACCGCAGGTGTGGCTTTGGTGATTTTGCTGATATGCGCTGCTGTGGCCGTCCAAGGCGGCTGGCACGCCCGGATATCCCGAGAAGTGCTGCCCACGAGTCTCGTTTCGCGGTTTGCCCAGTTCGGCGATGTCGCCAATTCCAGCTACGTATCTCGCCTTGAGTTCAACTATACCGCCATGAGAATCGTGAAAGATTACCCGCTCTTCGGCACCGGGGCCGGAGGCTGGAACGCCCTCTACCACCAGTACCAGGGGTACCCCTTCTGGACTACCGAGGTGCACAACCACTTTCTGCAGGTATGGGTGGAAGCGGGTACCATCGGGTTCATCGCATTCCTCGTCATGTGGGCCTTCCTGGCATACAACCTGTGGCGGCTCTACCGTTCGCGACCGCCGCGAGGAGAATGGGCCCTTAACTGGGGAGTCGCCTCGGCTGCCCTGGCTTTCGGAGCCCACGCTGCCATCGACTTCGACCTGTCGCTCGCCGCCATGGCCATGGTGTTATGGTCGCTTATCGCCCTGGTGGCAGCCGGTACCAATTTGTCCTGTCCGGGGATACGTATAACCGGGAAAGAGCCAGGATGGTTATTGGCAGTGGCAGTCGCCACAGCCCTTATCCTGCTCATACCCGCGGCCTCCTTTGCCCGGGCCAACACCTGGGCCGAGCGGGGAGCCGAAGCGGCGAACAAAAACAAATTTGACCAGGCCGAAGAGGCCATGAACCGCGCCATCAACCTGAACCAGTGGGACGGCAGGTTCGATGCCTACCTGGCCAAGATATGCGCGGTTAAGTATAAGGTACTGGCGGAGAACAAATACCCGCAGGCGGGAGTCTATCTCACCGCGGCCAAGAAGCACGCCCAGGACTCCGAACGCCTTCGCCCTTACGACCTGCAGAACCTGAAGGAACTGCTTCAGACCTATTCGCTCCTGGGCGATCCACAAGGACAGCTGCGTATCCTCGAGCAGTACCTGAAGACGAACCCGCTCGATTCCGCCAGCTACCTGAACCTGGCCGATGCCTACCTGACCGTGGGCAAGTATTACCTGGACCAGAAAAAACCCGCCGAGGCCTGCCGCTACTTGGCAAAAATCGCCCAGATTTCCGATCAGCTCGACCGCAAGATAGCGGCCGTCCAAACGGAGTATCCTCTGCAGAGCTCTTCCTTTAGGCGGCCTGCGGAATTGGACAAGAAAGTAGAGGAAGCGAGGATTCTCTTGAAGAACTAG
- a CDS encoding polysaccharide biosynthesis protein, with protein sequence MFLRLDGDIPKQYLDGLLTVLPLTIACYLAAFAYFKLYRQMWEYASIRELIIIVKAATAGAAGSTLCTYLIGWTLLPRSVHIIEWIITIGLIGLSRMSSRIIRDVGNGGSSGGRSRTLIVGAGDAGMLVARELLSPNSKATLHPVGFVDDDPGKRGLMFSGLKVLGDRRDIPRLVERHDVDTILIAMPSVPGRTVREIIDICGQTKASIKVLPGVYELINGRVRVSRIRSVSVEDLLRREPVKVDLEGIAGYLKGKVVLVTGGAGSIGSELCRQVCSFKPAGLIVLDNSENGLFEIELELRKSYPEAQIVPCLADVKDHAKIETVFSRHRPQVVFHAAAYKHVPMMEVNPDEAVKNNVGGTIVVACAAKNYGAEVFIYISTDKAVNPTSVMGATKRVGELIVQSMNGKGKTRFASVRFGNVLGSRGSVVPIFASQIAKGGPVTVTHEDMQRYFMTIPEAVQLVIQAGALAQGGEIFVLDMGEPVKIIDLARDMIRLSGLRPDVDIKIEITGIRPGEKLCEELLSRKELLDVTRHQRIFIARENGEEDLEKIGAVLKTYLKSLDAAVGSEISQILPELSPSLRQSASGRL encoded by the coding sequence TTGTTCCTGAGACTCGACGGCGATATACCAAAACAATACTTAGATGGATTGCTGACGGTTCTTCCTCTTACCATAGCATGTTACTTGGCGGCCTTTGCCTATTTCAAGCTCTATCGACAGATGTGGGAGTATGCCAGTATAAGGGAGCTTATTATCATTGTCAAGGCGGCTACCGCTGGAGCGGCGGGGTCAACCCTCTGCACCTATCTCATCGGTTGGACCCTTCTTCCTCGCAGTGTACATATTATCGAGTGGATTATAACTATCGGTTTGATCGGTCTTTCCCGCATGAGCTCTAGGATAATTCGTGACGTGGGAAACGGTGGTTCTTCAGGAGGCAGGAGCCGGACGCTTATCGTGGGCGCGGGAGATGCCGGGATGTTGGTGGCAAGAGAGCTGCTTTCCCCAAACAGTAAGGCAACCCTTCATCCGGTGGGTTTTGTGGACGACGATCCGGGCAAAAGAGGACTGATGTTCAGTGGGCTGAAAGTTTTGGGAGACAGGCGTGACATCCCGCGCCTGGTGGAGAGGCACGATGTAGACACGATTCTCATTGCGATGCCCTCCGTGCCGGGAAGAACCGTCCGCGAGATCATTGATATATGCGGTCAAACCAAGGCCAGCATCAAGGTGCTTCCAGGGGTCTACGAATTGATAAACGGAAGAGTGAGGGTCAGCCGCATCAGATCGGTTTCGGTCGAGGACCTCCTGCGGCGGGAGCCGGTCAAAGTGGATCTAGAGGGGATCGCGGGATACCTTAAGGGCAAAGTGGTCCTGGTTACGGGGGGAGCGGGTTCCATCGGATCGGAACTCTGCCGGCAAGTGTGTTCGTTTAAACCCGCAGGTTTGATCGTCTTGGACAACTCCGAAAACGGCCTTTTTGAGATAGAACTGGAACTGCGCAAGAGCTACCCCGAAGCCCAAATCGTCCCCTGCCTGGCCGATGTCAAGGACCACGCTAAAATCGAAACTGTTTTCAGCAGGCACAGGCCCCAGGTAGTATTTCACGCTGCTGCTTATAAGCACGTTCCCATGATGGAAGTCAATCCCGATGAGGCGGTGAAGAACAATGTGGGCGGGACCATCGTGGTCGCCTGCGCGGCAAAAAACTACGGGGCTGAGGTATTCATTTACATATCGACCGACAAGGCAGTCAACCCCACCAGCGTCATGGGCGCCACCAAGCGGGTGGGCGAGCTGATAGTTCAGTCCATGAACGGCAAGGGCAAGACGCGTTTCGCCTCCGTAAGGTTCGGCAACGTCCTGGGGAGCAGGGGCAGCGTGGTTCCCATTTTTGCCAGCCAAATAGCCAAAGGGGGCCCGGTGACCGTTACCCACGAAGACATGCAGCGCTACTTCATGACCATACCTGAGGCTGTGCAGCTGGTCATCCAGGCGGGAGCTCTGGCTCAGGGCGGAGAAATATTCGTTCTCGACATGGGCGAGCCCGTAAAAATCATCGATTTAGCGCGGGATATGATCAGGCTTTCTGGGCTCCGGCCGGATGTTGACATAAAGATCGAGATTACCGGGATAAGACCGGGCGAAAAACTGTGTGAAGAGCTCCTGAGCAGAAAAGAGTTGCTCGACGTAACGCGGCATCAGAGAATATTTATTGCTCGGGAAAACGGCGAAGAGGACCTAGAGAAGATTGGTGCCGTATTGAAGACATATTTGAAGTCGCTAGACGCCGCAGTTGGGTCAGAGATTTCCCAAATATTGCCGGAGCTGTCGCCAAGTCTTAGGCAATCGGCGAGCGGGCGGTTGTAA
- a CDS encoding glycosyltransferase family 4 protein — protein MNVLFLTIAYPEREGDRNIYTDLMQEFSARGDKVYVICQRERRHGKPTEFKNENGVNVLRVRTGNIKRTSNIIEKGLATLLIDWQFIAAINKYLNNVKFDLVLYSTPPITFERVVKYIKARDKCKSYLLLKDIFPQNAVDIGLMKKGGLIWRYFRAKEKRLYEVSDHIGCMSRANVEYLLRHNPDLDPAKVEECPNSIKPRPLSIVDEARRLEIRKRWGIPQDAVVFVYGGNLGLPQGIDFLLTVLDSIQNRYDIFFLIVGSGTEYGGIKAHLETGDHSNTRLISFLPKDDYDQLLDACDVGMIFLDARFTIPNFPSRLTGYMESALPVLAATDENTDIKDVLKEANCGLWVKSGDLAAFMEAVNTLAADPSLRRGMGLNGRCYLEKYYTVSRGYDIITSHFK, from the coding sequence ATGAACGTGCTTTTCTTGACTATTGCTTATCCCGAGCGAGAGGGTGACCGCAATATATATACCGACTTAATGCAGGAATTTTCTGCTCGCGGCGATAAGGTTTATGTCATATGCCAGCGCGAGCGGCGGCACGGCAAGCCTACCGAATTTAAAAACGAAAACGGGGTAAACGTGCTGCGAGTAAGGACGGGGAATATAAAAAGGACCAGTAATATCATTGAGAAAGGTCTGGCGACGCTTCTCATTGATTGGCAGTTTATAGCAGCTATAAATAAATACCTAAATAACGTAAAATTCGATCTGGTGCTCTATTCAACCCCACCCATAACTTTTGAGCGGGTTGTAAAATACATAAAGGCGAGAGACAAGTGCAAGTCATACCTTTTGCTTAAAGATATCTTTCCCCAAAATGCCGTGGACATTGGCCTGATGAAGAAAGGAGGTTTAATCTGGCGTTATTTTCGTGCAAAAGAAAAGCGTTTGTATGAAGTCTCGGATCATATCGGGTGCATGTCCCGGGCTAATGTGGAGTATCTATTGCGGCACAACCCTGATCTTGACCCTGCGAAGGTGGAAGAATGCCCCAACAGCATAAAGCCAAGGCCTCTTTCAATTGTTGATGAAGCCAGACGCCTGGAAATACGCAAAAGATGGGGAATACCTCAAGACGCAGTGGTCTTTGTTTACGGGGGCAACCTGGGGCTTCCCCAAGGAATAGACTTTTTGCTTACTGTGCTAGATAGTATACAGAATAGGTACGACATTTTTTTTCTGATTGTCGGCTCTGGGACCGAGTACGGAGGAATAAAGGCTCACCTCGAAACCGGCGATCATTCCAATACCAGGCTTATAAGCTTTCTTCCCAAAGACGATTACGATCAGCTGCTGGATGCTTGCGATGTAGGGATGATTTTTCTTGATGCGCGGTTTACCATCCCCAACTTTCCTTCTCGATTAACAGGCTATATGGAATCTGCGTTACCAGTACTGGCAGCGACTGACGAAAACACTGATATTAAGGACGTATTAAAAGAAGCCAATTGCGGCTTGTGGGTGAAGAGCGGAGACCTTGCTGCATTTATGGAAGCAGTAAACACCCTAGCGGCTGACCCTTCCCTCCGGCGAGGGATGGGTCTAAATGGCCGCTGTTATCTGGAAAAATATTATACAGTTTCCCGGGGGTATGACATCATAACCTCGCATTTTAAATAA
- a CDS encoding polysaccharide biosynthesis protein, whose product MFTGKCLLITGGTGSFGNAVLKRFLHTDVCEIRIFSRDEKKQDDMRKALKNPKVKFFIGDVRDYNSVATAMVGVDYVFHAAALKQVPSCEFFPMEAVKTNIMGTENVLNAAIEHGVKKVICLSTDKAVYPINAMGMSKALMEKVMVAKSRVADPNKITICGTRYGNVMASRGSVIPLFVEQIKTGQPLTVTDPAMTRFLMSLEEAVELVLFAFEHATPGDIFVQKAPAATIGDLAQALKELFQADNEIKIIGTRHGEKLHETLLTREEMAYAEDLGRYYRIPPDDRDLNYDKYFVKGEEKISRAREYTSENTERLNVNQIKEKLLTLEYIRQELEEWRLKSQPRRLQRIKAVRSIDL is encoded by the coding sequence ATGTTTACAGGTAAATGCCTTCTTATTACCGGAGGCACTGGTTCATTCGGCAATGCTGTGCTAAAAAGATTCTTACATACCGATGTCTGCGAAATTCGTATCTTTTCCCGCGATGAAAAAAAACAGGACGACATGCGCAAGGCCCTTAAAAACCCCAAGGTTAAGTTTTTCATCGGCGATGTCCGCGATTATAACAGTGTTGCTACTGCGATGGTGGGGGTTGATTACGTCTTTCACGCGGCGGCTCTCAAACAGGTTCCTTCCTGTGAATTTTTCCCCATGGAAGCGGTAAAAACAAACATCATGGGCACAGAGAATGTCCTTAATGCAGCCATTGAACATGGGGTCAAAAAAGTAATTTGTCTGTCTACTGACAAAGCGGTCTACCCCATCAACGCCATGGGCATGTCTAAAGCCCTTATGGAAAAGGTTATGGTTGCTAAATCGCGGGTCGCAGATCCAAATAAGATTACCATCTGCGGTACTCGTTACGGCAACGTAATGGCTTCCCGAGGCTCGGTCATTCCCTTATTTGTAGAACAGATAAAAACGGGACAGCCTTTAACAGTCACCGATCCTGCCATGACCCGCTTTCTAATGTCGCTAGAGGAAGCGGTTGAATTGGTTTTATTTGCCTTCGAACACGCCACCCCGGGGGATATATTTGTGCAAAAGGCTCCTGCAGCTACCATAGGAGATTTGGCCCAGGCTTTGAAAGAATTATTCCAGGCTGATAACGAGATTAAAATTATCGGGACCCGCCACGGGGAAAAACTTCATGAGACTCTGTTAACAAGGGAAGAGATGGCGTATGCGGAAGACTTAGGACGGTATTACCGTATTCCGCCGGACGACCGCGATCTAAACTATGACAAGTATTTTGTCAAGGGAGAGGAAAAGATCAGCCGGGCCAGAGAATACACTTCTGAGAATACCGAGCGGTTGAATGTAAACCAAATCAAAGAAAAACTCCTGACCCTTGAGTACATAAGGCAGGAACTGGAAGAATGGCGCTTGAAATCTCAGCCGCGCCGTCTCCAAAGGATTAAGGCGGTAAGGAGCATTGATTTATGA
- a CDS encoding NAD-dependent epimerase/dehydratase family protein, with the protein MKTVLVTGAAGFIGKNLCAALEQRNDIKILAYDKDNSAQELAEFAACADFVFHLAGVNRPQNVEEFDEGNWGFTVQLLELLAKSNRNIPIAVTSSIQAALDNPYGVSKKKAEDALWEWSHRSGAPVYIYRLPNVFGKWCRPNYNSVVATFCYNIARGLPIQINNPDAELTLVYIDDVVAELISAMEGNPHKDDSGFCYVPRTFKVTLQRLADTIYSFAASRKTLVVPNFENDLERFLYATYISYLSEDDFGYELEMKHDHRGWLAEFIKSKQFGQIFVSRTRPGITRGNHWHHTKVEKFLVIEGKGIIQFRRIDTGEILSYEVSGEKPVVVDIPPGYTHSITNIGDNDLITLFWADEIFDEEHPDTYYAEV; encoded by the coding sequence ATGAAAACCGTGCTGGTTACTGGGGCTGCTGGGTTTATTGGGAAAAACCTGTGCGCTGCGCTGGAACAAAGGAACGATATAAAAATTTTGGCCTACGACAAAGATAATTCTGCACAAGAGCTAGCAGAGTTTGCAGCGTGCGCCGACTTTGTTTTTCATCTGGCAGGCGTTAACCGCCCGCAAAACGTGGAGGAGTTTGATGAGGGTAATTGGGGTTTTACTGTGCAATTGCTGGAACTGCTTGCTAAAAGCAACCGTAATATTCCGATTGCGGTTACTTCTTCTATTCAGGCTGCTCTGGATAACCCCTATGGGGTTAGCAAAAAGAAAGCGGAAGATGCTCTTTGGGAGTGGTCACATCGCAGTGGGGCACCAGTCTATATATACCGTTTGCCCAATGTTTTCGGCAAGTGGTGCCGCCCCAACTACAACTCCGTAGTGGCGACTTTCTGCTATAACATTGCCCGGGGGCTTCCCATCCAGATAAACAACCCCGATGCAGAGCTCACGCTGGTATACATAGATGATGTGGTGGCTGAGCTGATCTCAGCTATGGAGGGCAATCCCCATAAGGATGATAGTGGCTTCTGTTATGTTCCCCGCACTTTCAAGGTGACGCTGCAACGACTGGCTGACACCATATACTCCTTTGCTGCAAGCCGCAAAACTCTAGTAGTGCCCAACTTTGAAAATGATCTGGAGCGGTTTCTTTATGCTACCTATATCTCCTATCTATCAGAGGATGATTTTGGCTATGAACTGGAGATGAAGCATGATCACCGCGGCTGGCTGGCGGAGTTTATCAAGTCAAAACAGTTCGGGCAGATTTTCGTTTCGAGAACCAGACCCGGGATTACAAGGGGTAACCATTGGCACCATACTAAGGTAGAGAAGTTCTTGGTTATTGAGGGTAAGGGTATTATCCAATTCCGTCGGATAGACACTGGGGAAATTCTATCCTATGAGGTTTCAGGCGAGAAGCCGGTAGTAGTGGATATACCGCCGGGTTACACGCACAGCATTACCAATATTGGGGACAACGACCTTATAACGCTCTTCTGGGCGGATGAAATCTTTGATGAAGAACATCCGGATACCTACTATGCGGAGGTATAG